A stretch of Mycobacteriales bacterium DNA encodes these proteins:
- a CDS encoding DinB family protein, which translates to MSAEPGAPTRAVGPLLLGGFDYIWSRFRGRLEGLSQDEYLFEPVAGCWSVRAGDDGVWRVERVIPAPDPAPVTTIAWRLWHIGSECLSGYTAEGLGEWPLDVTDRDWYEHVDDALVALDKGWAAFRSGLDGLGEDGMWRALGPDWGPYAADPWAGLVLHAIDEVAHHGAEVALLRDLYAHGGRSV; encoded by the coding sequence ATGTCCGCTGAACCCGGTGCCCCCACCCGTGCCGTCGGTCCGCTGTTGCTCGGAGGCTTCGACTACATCTGGTCCCGCTTCCGGGGCCGCCTCGAGGGTCTGAGTCAGGACGAATACCTGTTCGAGCCCGTTGCCGGCTGCTGGTCCGTGCGTGCCGGCGACGACGGCGTGTGGCGCGTGGAGCGGGTCATCCCTGCCCCGGATCCGGCACCGGTCACGACGATCGCCTGGCGGCTGTGGCACATCGGCTCGGAGTGCCTGTCCGGCTACACCGCCGAAGGATTGGGCGAGTGGCCGCTCGACGTCACCGACCGCGACTGGTACGAGCACGTCGACGACGCGCTGGTCGCGCTGGACAAGGGCTGGGCGGCGTTCCGGTCCGGGCTGGACGGGCTCGGTGAGGATGGGATGTGGCGCGCTCTCGGTCCGGATTGGGGCCCCTACGCGGCCGACCCCTGGGCGGGCCTGGTGCTGCACGCCATCGACGAGGTCGCCCACCACGGGGCCGAGGTGGCGCTGCTGCGCGACCTCTACGCCCACGGCGGCCGATCGGTCTAG
- a CDS encoding class I SAM-dependent methyltransferase — translation MSYYDERVVPRLLNKLGGMEALRPLRERVCAGLTGHVVEIGFGSGLNIDFYPATVSRVTAVEPSDLAWKLAAERVGTTEIPVERAGLDGQSMPFPDDTFDSALSTWTMCTIPDAMAALGELRRVLKPGGTLHFLEHGLAPDERVQRWQRRLDPIERRLFAGCTFSRPIVRLLTDAGLTIADLDVFYEKGGPKFAGADSLGVALAA, via the coding sequence ATGAGTTACTACGACGAACGGGTCGTCCCGCGGCTGTTGAACAAGCTGGGTGGAATGGAGGCACTTCGGCCGCTGAGGGAGCGGGTCTGCGCGGGCCTGACCGGTCATGTGGTGGAGATCGGGTTCGGGTCCGGGCTCAATATCGACTTCTATCCGGCGACCGTGAGTCGGGTGACCGCCGTCGAGCCCTCAGACCTCGCATGGAAGCTCGCTGCAGAGCGGGTCGGTACGACCGAGATACCGGTGGAGCGGGCCGGACTCGACGGACAGTCCATGCCGTTCCCCGACGACACGTTCGACTCGGCGTTGTCCACATGGACGATGTGCACGATCCCCGATGCGATGGCAGCCCTGGGCGAGCTGCGCCGGGTCCTCAAGCCGGGCGGGACACTGCATTTCCTCGAGCACGGGCTGGCCCCGGACGAGCGGGTCCAGCGCTGGCAGCGACGCCTCGACCCGATCGAGCGGCGGCTGTTCGCCGGGTGCACCTTCAGCCGCCCCATCGTTCGCCTGCTGACCGATGCCGGCCTCACCATCGCCGACCTCGACGTCTTCTACGAGAAGGGCGGCCCGAAGTTCGCCGGTGCCGACTCGCTCGGCGTCGCGCTGGCCGCCTAG
- a CDS encoding HD domain-containing phosphohydrolase → MAGGPGTGSIRIAELVATLSYAADLGLGQPMAHCMRQTVVALRLADLAGASDAEREATYYLGLMMNVYCHADAAEQAKWFGDDIALKGDGFETLDMSTAQTISFILRRVGSHGTGPARAKRLATFAFSGQKEVLAFMATHSTLAAQFAGRIGLNDEVCAALRQGYEQWDGKGYPDHRVGDEICLPARLVHFASPIEIFSRRRGIDAARTIARRNRSADFDPTVVDLFFDHAPDVLDGLDEAADWDAILAAEPELSRRVSGTELDDVLMAMADLVDLKSPYLAGHSRGVANLVGEAARLSGHSDHDVVTLRRAGYVHDLGRLGVSNAIWDKPGPLTKAEFERVRLHPYLTDRMLARLTGLDASRVIATRHHERLDGSGYPGGLTAAALTPADRLLAAADSYHARTEPRPYRPALPPDRIVRELRAEVTAGRLDGAAVDAVLAAAGHRAPALRAWPAGLTAREVEVLGLLARGRSNRQIAAELVVSPKTVANHVEHIYSKLGVSSRASATLYATQHGLVGSFEPAAGAAHP, encoded by the coding sequence ATGGCCGGTGGGCCGGGCACGGGGAGCATCAGGATCGCGGAACTCGTGGCGACCCTGTCCTACGCCGCCGACCTCGGCCTCGGGCAACCCATGGCGCACTGCATGCGCCAGACGGTGGTGGCGCTCCGGCTGGCCGACCTCGCCGGCGCGAGCGACGCCGAGCGTGAGGCCACCTACTACCTCGGGCTGATGATGAACGTCTACTGCCACGCCGACGCGGCTGAGCAGGCGAAATGGTTCGGGGACGACATCGCCCTCAAGGGCGACGGATTCGAGACGCTCGACATGAGCACGGCGCAAACCATCTCCTTCATCCTCCGGCGGGTGGGCTCGCACGGCACCGGGCCGGCCCGTGCCAAGCGGCTGGCCACCTTCGCATTCTCGGGGCAGAAGGAGGTGCTCGCGTTCATGGCGACCCACTCCACGTTGGCCGCCCAGTTCGCCGGCCGGATCGGGCTGAACGACGAGGTCTGCGCGGCGCTGCGTCAGGGTTACGAGCAGTGGGACGGCAAGGGCTATCCCGACCATCGCGTGGGCGACGAGATCTGCCTGCCCGCCAGACTGGTGCATTTCGCCAGCCCGATCGAGATCTTCAGCCGGCGGCGCGGCATCGACGCCGCACGGACGATCGCCCGGAGAAACCGCAGTGCAGACTTCGACCCGACCGTCGTCGACCTGTTCTTCGACCATGCGCCGGATGTCCTCGACGGTCTCGACGAGGCGGCTGACTGGGACGCGATCCTGGCCGCCGAGCCGGAGCTGTCCCGCCGGGTCAGCGGCACCGAACTCGACGATGTCCTGATGGCGATGGCCGACCTCGTAGATCTCAAATCTCCTTACCTGGCAGGGCATTCGCGAGGCGTCGCGAACCTCGTCGGCGAAGCGGCCCGGCTGTCCGGACACTCCGACCACGACGTCGTGACGTTGCGCCGGGCCGGTTACGTGCACGACCTCGGCCGACTCGGAGTGTCGAACGCGATCTGGGACAAGCCCGGTCCGTTGACCAAGGCCGAGTTCGAACGCGTCCGCCTGCATCCGTATCTGACCGACCGCATGCTCGCCCGGCTGACCGGATTGGATGCCAGTCGGGTGATCGCGACCCGTCACCACGAGCGATTGGACGGGTCCGGCTATCCTGGCGGATTGACCGCCGCCGCGCTGACTCCCGCGGACCGGCTGCTCGCCGCGGCGGACAGCTATCACGCCAGGACCGAACCCCGTCCGTACCGGCCCGCGCTGCCTCCAGACCGGATCGTGCGGGAGTTGCGCGCCGAGGTCACCGCCGGGCGCCTGGACGGCGCCGCGGTCGATGCGGTGTTGGCCGCGGCGGGCCATCGGGCGCCCGCCCTGCGCGCCTGGCCCGCGGGGCTTACGGCCCGCGAGGTGGAGGTACTGGGACTGCTGGCGCGTGGCCGTTCGAACCGGCAGATCGCCGCCGAACTCGTGGTCTCGCCGAAGACCGTCGCCAACCACGTGGAACACATCTACAGCAAACTCGGGGTCTCCAGCCGGGCCAGCGCGACGCTGTATGCCACGCAGCACGGGCTCGTGGGCAGCTTCGAGCCCGCAGCCGGCGCCGCCCACCCCTGA
- a CDS encoding response regulator transcription factor produces the protein MIRVLLVDDHRLLRAGLESLLTAVGDISVVASASDGAEAVAAAADLRPDVILMDLSMPGMGGVEATRAIVAADPSVAVVVLTSFSDRELVLDAVDAGAVGYLLKDAKPEELIRGVRAAADGESPIDSKVARTLLSRRTARSDDELTDREREVLRLVVRGLANKQIGRALGISERTVKAHLTRVFASIGVADRTQAALWAQRHGLGSTGS, from the coding sequence GTGATCCGCGTGCTCCTGGTCGACGACCATCGGCTGTTGCGAGCCGGACTGGAGTCGTTGCTCACCGCCGTCGGTGACATCTCCGTCGTCGCGTCGGCCTCCGACGGTGCGGAAGCGGTCGCCGCCGCCGCCGACCTGCGCCCGGACGTGATCCTCATGGACCTGTCCATGCCCGGGATGGGTGGTGTCGAGGCCACCCGGGCGATCGTCGCGGCGGATCCGTCCGTGGCGGTCGTCGTACTCACCTCCTTCAGCGACCGCGAGCTGGTGCTCGACGCGGTGGACGCCGGCGCAGTCGGTTATCTGCTCAAGGACGCCAAACCGGAGGAGTTGATCCGCGGGGTCCGCGCCGCCGCCGACGGCGAGTCGCCGATCGACTCGAAGGTGGCGCGCACCTTGTTGTCGCGGCGTACCGCGCGGTCGGACGACGAGCTCACCGACCGGGAGCGTGAGGTGCTGAGACTCGTCGTACGAGGCCTGGCCAACAAGCAAATCGGCCGGGCACTCGGTATCTCCGAGCGCACGGTCAAGGCTCATCTGACCCGGGTCTTCGCCAGCATCGGCGTCGCGGATCGCACGCAAGCGGCATTGTGGGCGCAGCGGCACGGACTCGGCTCGACCGGTTCCTGA
- a CDS encoding ATP-binding protein, with protein MTDVDAKPIADVPVRPAGGRTPPPRTNYTRRAVRQFAAAGVVALVIVAVVGGLVSRGIARDEAIADARLVTAAFGRAVIQPALTDGLVAGDPAALRRMNAAAGGIVNGRTVIRVKLWTPSGRVVYSDEPRLIGKVYPLDSEELDALRQNHADAAVSELSQPENSFERGHGQLLEVYQPVRTPSGQRLLFETYSSYRAVTDREHRIWVEFAPITLGMLVALQLVQIPLARRMARRLDASQQERERLMHDALAASDTARRRIAGDLHDGVVQDLVAASYSLSGSAERANRSGRPDDSHVLRSAADTVHRGIRSLRSLLVEIYPPSLHTSGLSAVLADLASTVSDRGVDVHLSVPDEIDAAPEAEELVFRVAQEALRNVVSHAQATQVDVELRRVGDLLVLTMADDGVGFDPAVPSQTGDRGHFGLRLLRDLATDADASLEVDSAAGRGTRIRLEVPAT; from the coding sequence ATGACGGACGTCGACGCGAAACCGATAGCCGACGTCCCCGTGCGTCCGGCCGGGGGACGAACCCCCCCGCCCCGCACGAACTACACCCGCCGCGCCGTACGCCAGTTCGCGGCCGCCGGAGTCGTCGCCCTTGTCATCGTCGCCGTCGTCGGCGGGCTGGTGAGCCGCGGGATCGCGCGGGACGAGGCCATTGCCGACGCCCGCCTCGTGACGGCCGCATTCGGCCGTGCGGTGATCCAGCCCGCCTTGACCGATGGTCTCGTTGCGGGCGATCCGGCAGCCCTGCGCCGAATGAACGCCGCGGCGGGCGGCATCGTCAACGGCCGCACCGTCATCCGGGTCAAACTCTGGACTCCCTCCGGCCGGGTCGTCTACTCCGACGAGCCACGGCTGATCGGCAAGGTCTACCCGCTGGACTCGGAGGAACTCGACGCTCTGCGCCAGAACCACGCGGACGCTGCCGTCAGCGAACTGTCCCAGCCGGAGAACAGTTTCGAGCGCGGTCACGGCCAGCTGCTCGAGGTCTACCAGCCGGTCCGCACACCGTCCGGTCAGCGGCTGTTGTTCGAGACCTACTCCTCCTATCGCGCGGTGACCGATCGGGAGCACCGGATCTGGGTGGAGTTCGCGCCGATCACCCTGGGAATGCTGGTCGCGCTGCAACTGGTGCAGATCCCGCTCGCCCGGCGCATGGCCCGCCGGTTGGACGCGAGCCAGCAGGAACGCGAGCGGCTGATGCACGATGCACTCGCGGCATCCGACACCGCCCGGAGGCGCATCGCCGGTGACCTGCACGACGGCGTCGTGCAGGATCTGGTCGCGGCGTCGTACTCGCTGTCCGGCTCGGCGGAGCGAGCCAACAGGTCCGGCCGCCCGGACGACTCGCACGTCCTGCGCAGCGCCGCCGACACGGTGCACCGGGGGATCCGGTCGTTGCGGTCGCTCCTCGTCGAGATCTATCCGCCCAGCCTGCATACCTCGGGACTGTCGGCGGTGCTGGCCGACCTGGCGTCGACGGTTTCCGACCGCGGCGTCGACGTCCATCTTTCGGTTCCGGACGAGATCGACGCGGCGCCGGAGGCCGAGGAGCTCGTGTTCCGGGTGGCGCAGGAGGCGCTGCGCAACGTGGTGTCACATGCGCAGGCGACGCAGGTCGACGTCGAGTTGCGCCGGGTCGGCGACCTGCTGGTGCTGACCATGGCCGACGACGGCGTGGGATTCGACCCGGCGGTTCCGAGCCAGACCGGCGATCGGGGCCATTTCGGTCTGCGGCTGCTGCGCGATCTCGCCACCGACGCCGATGCCTCCCTCGAGGTCGACTCCGCGGCGGGCCGGGGTACGCGCATCCGGCTGGAGGTGCCCGCGACGTGA
- a CDS encoding serine/threonine-protein kinase, giving the protein MTLSETTPAATADSWSAGPGDLLLPGLLAWELLGDGVRREMWLAWSIDRWAPVAVKLPRPSYAAEPRSAATLRAEAVLLGQIRHTGFQRLLHDGSDEPLPHLVLEYVEGPSLDTVIDDGPLGPADLVLLGMHLAGALHYLHGRGFVHRDLKPENVVIREGRPVLLDLGLACPIGTAGRADAPQGSDGYRAPEQERGAAAEPAADLYALGTILAEAAVGDVDWLPEDLGALPIELATVLTRLRDPDPAARPADAAHLLTELAAALPAGSAPTWPEWATAALPSGGPARLPAPAPRSAPLRRPGQGRLSP; this is encoded by the coding sequence GTGACCCTCTCCGAGACGACACCCGCCGCGACGGCCGACAGCTGGTCCGCGGGCCCGGGAGATCTCCTGCTGCCGGGGCTGCTCGCCTGGGAGTTGCTGGGCGACGGCGTACGGCGGGAGATGTGGCTGGCCTGGTCGATCGATCGGTGGGCGCCCGTCGCCGTCAAGCTGCCCCGTCCGTCGTACGCCGCGGAGCCGCGATCCGCCGCGACGTTGCGGGCCGAGGCCGTACTGCTGGGGCAGATCCGGCACACCGGCTTCCAACGCCTGCTCCACGACGGTTCGGATGAACCGCTGCCCCACCTCGTCCTCGAGTACGTCGAGGGACCGAGCCTCGACACCGTCATCGACGACGGCCCGCTCGGGCCCGCCGACCTCGTACTTTTGGGGATGCATCTCGCCGGCGCGCTGCACTACCTGCACGGCCGGGGTTTCGTGCACCGCGACCTGAAGCCGGAGAACGTCGTCATCCGCGAGGGCCGGCCGGTGCTGCTCGATCTCGGTCTCGCCTGCCCGATCGGGACCGCCGGCCGGGCGGACGCACCCCAGGGCAGCGACGGCTACCGCGCGCCCGAGCAGGAGCGCGGTGCCGCGGCTGAGCCCGCGGCCGACCTCTACGCGCTCGGCACGATCCTCGCCGAGGCCGCTGTCGGGGACGTCGATTGGCTGCCGGAAGATCTCGGGGCGCTGCCGATCGAGCTGGCGACGGTGCTGACCCGGCTGCGGGACCCCGATCCGGCGGCCCGACCCGCCGACGCGGCCCATCTCCTCACCGAGCTCGCGGCGGCCCTCCCCGCGGGATCGGCCCCCACCTGGCCGGAATGGGCGACCGCGGCGCTCCCGAGCGGTGGTCCGGCCCGGCTCCCCGCTCCGGCTCCCCGCTCCGCGCCCCTGCGCCGCCCGGGTCAAGGCAGACTGAGCCCTTGA
- a CDS encoding ABC transporter ATP-binding protein, whose protein sequence is MTTAVVSRSVAEFRRPYRGSLSAATALTVAEAVLDLARPWPLAIAVDQGLQHQAMPSWLAPLDSLSTVQLAAVAAAASVFLTLLGAACGYIAEMLVGVAAERIGADLRNALMTRLLGLSLRFHDRHRSTELVSRLTTDVRRTEDSLVVWYESVIPGSLELVGMLLVLLLVDPPLAGVALAVTPVLAIVAIRRRARVRTSHATARAAQGRLAARAGDLLRNVRVIQAFDQNDRAQHEFAVAGRSSTRSEIDALGVERRLGPVADLVLAIGAGLVLCAGVIRVTDGAVSIGTLLVVLSYVASLYGPVRSLTRLSSTLSRGAASRARIVELLDSDEHQPRDDEVGSAPALTTEVALTGVRFGYSPDLPVLRGVDLTVRIDETVAIMGSSGEGKSTLLNLLLRLYDPDSGVITFDGVDVRNCSVASVRRQIALVPQDPWLLDGSIRDNIAFGRPAVTDLDIRLAARTALLEPFVRDLPDGYDAVVGEGGVRLSGGQRRRLALARAVVRDAPVLLLDEPTSGLDAQSATAVMSALRRASTGRATLLVTHDPAVAALADRVVVLDGGRIENHGAARRRNGRPASLESSTVSTTLPVFTTSTERG, encoded by the coding sequence GTGACGACCGCAGTGGTGAGCCGGTCGGTCGCCGAGTTCCGGCGGCCCTACCGGGGCTCGCTCTCCGCCGCAACCGCGCTGACCGTCGCCGAGGCGGTGCTCGATCTCGCCCGGCCGTGGCCACTCGCGATCGCGGTCGACCAGGGACTGCAGCATCAGGCCATGCCGAGTTGGCTGGCACCGCTCGACTCGTTGTCCACGGTGCAATTGGCCGCCGTTGCCGCGGCCGCCTCCGTCTTCCTTACGTTGCTCGGCGCGGCCTGCGGATACATCGCCGAGATGCTGGTCGGCGTCGCCGCCGAGCGGATCGGTGCCGACCTCCGCAATGCACTCATGACCCGACTGCTCGGGCTCTCGCTGCGGTTCCACGACCGACACCGCAGCACCGAACTCGTGTCGCGGCTCACCACCGACGTACGGCGCACCGAGGACTCGCTCGTGGTCTGGTACGAGAGCGTGATCCCCGGTTCGCTCGAGCTCGTCGGCATGCTGCTCGTGCTGCTGCTGGTGGATCCGCCGCTGGCGGGGGTCGCGCTCGCGGTCACGCCGGTACTCGCGATCGTGGCGATTCGCCGGCGTGCCCGGGTGCGGACCTCGCATGCCACCGCACGGGCTGCACAAGGCCGGCTCGCCGCCCGCGCCGGTGACCTCCTGCGCAACGTCCGGGTGATCCAGGCATTCGACCAGAACGACCGCGCACAGCACGAGTTCGCCGTCGCCGGTCGTTCCTCGACGCGTTCGGAGATCGATGCGCTGGGCGTGGAACGCCGGCTGGGGCCGGTCGCCGATCTGGTACTCGCGATCGGTGCGGGCCTGGTCCTGTGTGCCGGCGTCATCCGGGTGACCGACGGCGCCGTCTCCATCGGCACCCTGCTCGTCGTGCTGTCCTACGTCGCCAGCCTCTACGGCCCGGTGCGTTCCCTCACCCGGCTGTCGTCGACCCTGTCGCGGGGCGCCGCGAGCCGCGCCCGCATCGTCGAACTGCTGGACAGTGACGAACACCAACCCCGCGACGACGAGGTCGGGTCCGCCCCGGCGCTGACCACCGAGGTCGCCCTGACCGGCGTGCGGTTCGGCTACTCACCGGACCTTCCTGTGCTGCGCGGAGTCGACCTGACGGTCCGCATCGACGAGACCGTCGCGATCATGGGCAGCTCGGGCGAGGGCAAGTCCACGCTGCTCAACCTCCTGCTCCGGCTCTACGACCCCGACAGCGGTGTCATCACCTTCGACGGCGTCGACGTACGGAACTGCTCGGTCGCCTCGGTCCGCCGCCAGATCGCCCTCGTGCCGCAGGATCCGTGGCTGCTCGACGGTTCGATCCGCGACAACATCGCCTTCGGGCGGCCCGCGGTCACCGACCTCGACATCCGGCTCGCGGCCCGGACCGCGTTGCTCGAGCCCTTCGTCCGCGACCTGCCCGACGGGTACGACGCGGTGGTGGGGGAGGGCGGCGTGCGCCTCTCCGGCGGCCAGCGGCGCCGCCTCGCACTCGCCCGGGCCGTGGTCCGCGACGCCCCGGTCCTGCTCCTCGATGAACCGACCTCGGGCCTCGACGCCCAATCGGCCACGGCGGTGATGTCCGCGCTGCGCCGGGCCTCGACCGGTCGCGCGACCCTGCTCGTCACCCACGATCCGGCGGTCGCCGCCCTCGCCGACCGCGTGGTCGTGCTCGACGGCGGTCGGATCGAAAACCACGGCGCCGCCCGGCGCCGCAACGGGCGCCCGGCGTCCCTCGAATCCTCCACGGTGAGCACCACGCTTCCCGTGTTCACCACGAGCACCGAGAGGGGGTGA
- a CDS encoding LCP family protein, translated as MSDPQAPLPKSPGGSGRHRAAFAGKVIAAVVSLVVLVASGTAWALYTRFNGQVTHLGRGVIESPKQGGGHDVDGVDQNILLVGNDSRGGLTNRQLRELGTQVNAGFNTDTILLVHIPADGRKATVVSFPRDSYVTIPGYRSNKINAAYADGACLPPGATQSQCGGTLTGAEKTAGARELVKTVSALTGLHIDHYVEVGLLGFYQISKVLNGVEICLKAPAKDHYSGIDLPAGRQKIEGTQALAFVRQRHGIPGGDLGRIKRQQAFLGAVAHQILSAGTLLNPIRLNQLLDAVSKSLTTDNDGLDLLRLAGQMRDIAAGNVVFKTVPIASLSYSAGGIPDAIELDKAKLPGFFSTIVSGHPTHRSTSHKSSSANRPARTAASKSCVY; from the coding sequence GTGTCCGATCCCCAAGCCCCATTGCCGAAGTCGCCCGGGGGCTCCGGACGACATCGGGCGGCGTTCGCGGGCAAGGTGATCGCCGCCGTGGTGTCGCTGGTGGTCCTGGTGGCCAGCGGTACGGCGTGGGCCCTCTACACGCGCTTCAACGGCCAGGTCACGCATCTGGGTCGTGGGGTCATCGAGTCCCCGAAGCAGGGCGGGGGCCACGACGTCGACGGGGTCGACCAGAACATTCTGCTGGTCGGTAACGACAGCCGCGGCGGCCTGACCAACCGCCAGCTCCGGGAGCTGGGGACGCAGGTCAACGCGGGCTTCAACACCGACACGATCCTGCTCGTTCACATCCCCGCCGACGGCCGGAAGGCGACCGTGGTGTCCTTCCCCCGCGACTCCTACGTGACCATCCCGGGTTATCGCAGCAACAAGATCAACGCGGCGTACGCCGACGGCGCCTGCCTTCCCCCCGGAGCGACCCAGTCACAGTGCGGCGGCACCCTGACCGGGGCGGAGAAGACAGCAGGAGCCAGGGAGCTGGTCAAAACCGTGAGCGCACTGACCGGCCTGCACATCGACCATTACGTCGAGGTCGGGCTGCTCGGCTTCTACCAGATCAGCAAGGTGCTCAACGGCGTCGAGATCTGCCTGAAGGCGCCCGCGAAAGACCACTACTCCGGGATCGACCTGCCGGCCGGCAGACAGAAGATCGAGGGCACCCAGGCGCTGGCTTTCGTGCGGCAACGGCACGGCATCCCCGGCGGTGACCTGGGCCGGATCAAGCGCCAGCAGGCCTTCCTCGGCGCCGTGGCGCACCAGATCCTCAGTGCCGGCACACTGCTCAACCCGATCCGGCTCAACCAGTTACTCGACGCGGTGTCGAAGTCGCTCACCACCGACAACGACGGACTGGACCTGCTGAGGCTGGCCGGTCAGATGCGTGACATCGCCGCCGGCAACGTGGTCTTCAAGACCGTTCCGATCGCGAGTCTCAGCTACTCCGCCGGCGGAATACCCGACGCCATCGAGCTGGACAAGGCGAAGCTCCCGGGCTTCTTCTCCACCATCGTCAGCGGCCACCCCACGCACCGATCGACGTCGCACAAATCGTCGTCGGCCAACCGGCCGGCCCGGACCGCGGCGAGCAAGAGCTGCGTGTACTGA
- a CDS encoding TMEM165/GDT1 family protein codes for MQPLLIPLVFVVVLVAELPDKSMFASLVLGTRFRPRWVFLGVATAFLVHVILAVVAGHLLSLLPHRALEVLIATLFAAGAAYMWISASKSSDEETAQEHLDSAASGSALAAFATSFGVVFIGEWGDITQILTANLTARYDDPLAVAIGATLGLWTAALLAITAGRALLRYISVALLQRLGALILLGFTAYSILQIITS; via the coding sequence GTGCAACCGCTGCTGATTCCTCTTGTGTTCGTCGTCGTCCTCGTCGCCGAACTCCCCGACAAGTCGATGTTCGCGTCGCTGGTGTTGGGCACCAGGTTCCGGCCACGCTGGGTCTTCCTCGGCGTGGCCACCGCCTTCCTGGTGCACGTCATCCTGGCCGTCGTGGCCGGCCACCTGTTGTCGTTGCTGCCGCACCGGGCGCTCGAGGTCCTCATCGCGACCCTCTTCGCCGCCGGCGCGGCGTACATGTGGATCTCGGCGTCGAAGAGCAGCGACGAGGAGACCGCCCAGGAACACCTCGACAGCGCGGCATCGGGCTCGGCGCTCGCGGCCTTCGCCACATCTTTCGGCGTGGTCTTCATCGGCGAATGGGGTGACATCACCCAGATCCTGACCGCGAACCTGACCGCACGTTACGACGACCCCCTCGCGGTCGCCATCGGCGCCACACTCGGCCTGTGGACGGCGGCCCTGCTCGCGATCACCGCCGGCCGCGCTCTCCTGCGCTACATCTCGGTGGCCTTGCTGCAGCGGCTGGGCGCCCTCATCCTGCTGGGCTTCACGGCCTACAGCATCCTGCAGATCATCACGAGTTAG